TTGGTTTATATAAATCCTTCCTGGTTGAGACCACACATAAGAATGACACTGCCATAAATTGACAAGATAATATTTCCACTTATTCATCAGAAGAGGGGTATCCTTCGAAGACAGAAtagattttccttgatatctaaCATAATGCATAAAAGGATCCTTGAAGAACCATAAGATGGCGGCCGGAAAATCATTAACAAAGACTTCTTCTAcaggatctttttttttttcatagaaaTGTATTCGCTCAAAAAAGATACCAGAAGAGGTTAATCGTAAATGAGAAGATTGATTACGAAGAAAAAGTAAAATGGATTCGTATTCACATACATGAGAATTATATAGGAGCAAGAATAATCGTGGATtactttttgaaaaaataattttttttggagtAATAAGACTATTCCAATTAGAATACTCGTGAAGAAAGAGTCGTAATAAATGTAAAGAAGAGGGATCTTTCACCCAATAGCGAAGGGTTTGAACCAAGATTTCCAGATGAATGGGGTAGGGTATTAGTACATCTGATACATAATTTAAATGTGGGAATTTGTCCTCTAAAAAAGGAAATATTGAATGAATTGATCGTAAATTATAAGATTTTACGATTTCTGTCGCCTCTAAGGAAGAtactaatcgtagggaaaacgGAATTTCCACAATGACTGCAAATCCCTCCGACATCATTTGAGAATACAAATTTTTGTTGTAcccaaaaaatttattttggttAGAATCATTAGCGGAAATTATCAAATGATTCTGTTGATACATTCGACTAATTAAACGTTTTATAATTAGTAAACTATATTTAGTGTCATAACCTACATTATCCAACAAAATCGATCTATTTAAACCATGATCATGAGCAAGTGCATAAATATACTCCCGAAAGATAAGTGGGTATAGGAAGTCATGTTACGTAAAAAGAATAGAGAGATGAATTGATATAGTTTTTTATTGGATTTGGATTCGTCGGGACTGACGGGGCTCGAACCCGCAGCTTCCGCCTTGACAGGGCGGTGCTCTGACCAATTGAACTACAATCCCAAGTAAATACCATAATAAAATAAAGTATACATATTTTTATGATTTCATTCTAACCCTTTCAATTTCGATTAGAAAGGGCGTGTTGTAACAGAGCTGCGAGTGTGATATATCGATACCCATATGTATATGTACTTTAGTGAGAACAGCCGGTATTACTAGTAATCCTTTCGTTATTGCCAAATCAATTGGATAATCACTCGTTCAatcaaaaaagtttttttttatttactcttTTCCTTAAACTTTACTTTATAGTTACGGATCCTGATATGAATCTAGATCATTAGCAAGATCAGAATTTCTTGTAAAAAGAGAGTAAATAAATAGTGGTATAGATATATCATAAAATGGATTTCTTCCGTATTGGGATTGGGGGATCGGGCATTTCTGGAGAGCAACAAATGGGTTATATTATATCATTTCATGGCGGATCGGCAAATTATTGGGCCGAGCTGGATTTGAACCAGCGTAGACATATTGCCAACGAATTTACAGTCCGTCCCCATTAACCGCTCGGGCATCGACCCAGGAAGAATCAATTCCAGGCTTATTGATAATCCACGATCAACTTCCTTTCGTAGTACCCTACCCCCAGGGGAAGTCGAATCCCCGCTGCCTCCTTGAAAGAGAGATGTCCTGAACCGCTAGACGATGGGGGCAGACTTGCACGACCGCCATCATACTATGTTCATAGTATGAATAGTTTTTTAAAATTGTCAATATAATGGAATGGTATGACTCGATACGAAGGATCTTTCCGTCTTTCACGATTCTTTCTATACAATTTTTTTCGATAAAAGTTTGGTTCAAAGGCCACGCCGAATCTCTTTATCCGAATCTCTTTATCAATGATTCAATGAAATATCTTGGATCTATGTTAAATTAGTGGATACATGTATCACTCAAATGAATTTAGTTATGATGTCAATTAGGATAGTCTTGAAACAATTCATTGTATTGATATTTATCAAATCCAATATCAATAAACCGTTTTATTTTACCTATATTATATACTctatattaaattatattaaattatttaatttacttttaCTGGATAAAGAAAATTTTTCATTCCTGAATGAACCCTTATACTTATTATAAGATATATCTATGTACATCTATTATAATAAGTATATATACTAAACTCATAGTGTCTTTATTCAGGAATTGGATCAAACAAGCCCTTTTAACTCAGTGGTAGAGTAACGCCATGGTAAGGCGTAAGTCATCGGTTCAAATCCGATAAGGGGCTTTGATTTTTTCATAAATCATAAAACTCCGGCAGTAGTATTTATATTTGAAGTGCGAATAAAGATATTGTTGATCTTTGtaataaagtaataaaaaaaaagtaacaaaccgtataatttaatattttaatatataatcaaaattataacattataattaattatagtaTGGTTATAAATTTgctattttaataaattaaatatattattaaataaaaaatatattattaattattaaataaataatataatttataattattataaatattatattaaatattataataaatgtAAGGATAAGTCGTCTCGTTAAATCTTCAAATATTACTATTCCTTTCCTATTTTCCATTATTCCAATTAAATCGATTagaaatcaacaaaataaaaagtaagtGGACCTAACCCATTGCATCATAATTATATCCACTATTCTGATATTAAAATTCGATAGAGATGAAATtggatcttttttttctttggactACGCGGGAATCTGTCGATATATCCGATTTAATCTTCTTGTTCCTAGACGTTCTATAGGAATAAATTAGGAATGAATAAATTACTATTCCCTTCCTTTACCGGGAAACATTTATTCCAAGTCACAACATACGAGCCATTTTAAATATCTTTCTTTGATTCCAATTCCAGAACACAAGATCCGTTTTATTAGTTATATCTTATATATCTATTTATATATCTAGCAAATCGATATTTCATGTACTAAATATTTCCATCCATATTGATACATGCAATATTTTTGTTCCGACAACGTAATGGGGAATGTATGCGAGAAGGGTACTTTCATTTCGAGTctcatattatttaatatttaattaactaatatgtatttaattcaatacaatatattaatttaataatagtATGTATTTAATTCAAtacaatatattaatttaataataggaaatttattaaaagaaaataaaaaaacgaaaataaaagaataaagtaGAAAGTAATAAAATAGTAGAAAGTAATAAAATATATGATACTTATGATACTGTAGTAGTTTAATACACATAGAAATTTGAAGaatacataaaaatatttataaatttccCCTCTTCAACGGGATTCAAGACTAAGATTAGTTGATGAAACGAGAAGAATATGTCCGGGATTTATCGGTATGGAGAAAAGGGATCACTTGTTTCTTGAACAATTCTAAAATTCATCTATCTGATTGATGAGTCAGAAGACAATTCATGGTTCGGACAGTTATTAAGAATAGGAAGGGATAAGATAACCGGGTTGAGTTCATGGATTAAACTAGGTCGGGTTACAGATTAATAAATGATTTTTCTATTCGAAACCCATTCAAAAGTCAAAAGAAGGGGCAGTGtatgagaaatcaaatcatacagAAATGATAGAAGCCTCGAACGTTCAGAAAATGCTATGAGGTGTTCGAAAATGGTTGAAGTAGTTGAATAG
The nucleotide sequence above comes from Malus sylvestris chromosome 16, drMalSylv7.2, whole genome shotgun sequence. Encoded proteins:
- the LOC126608303 gene encoding uncharacterized protein LOC126608303, with the protein product MMAVVQVCPHRLAVQDISLSRRQRGFDFPWG